Genomic window (Shewanella psychropiezotolerans):
CGTTAAGGCCTGTTTTACCGGTGAGCTTATAACGCCTCAATTAGTCAAAACCCTCTTAATGAAGAGATGGAGCTGGCATGTGATTAAGGTTTTATACCGAACTTAATGAAACTAGGTAAACAGATAAAGGTCAGATGGATTTATACCTGCCATTCGTTAAGGCCTGTTTTACCGGTGAGCTTATAACGCCTCAATTAGTCAAAACCCTCTTAATGAAGAGATGGAGCTGGCATGTGATTAAGGTTTTATACCGAACTTAATGAAACTAGGTAAACAGATAAAGGTCAGATGGATTTATACCTGCCATTCGTTAAGGCCTGTTTTACCGGTGAGCTTATAACGCCTCAATTAGTCAAAACCCTCTTAATGAAGAGATGGGGCTGGCATGTGATTAAAGTTTTATACCGAACTTAAAAGAGAGAAGGTCGCTGCGCGACTGCGAGAACGACCTTAGGTCTGCGAGTCAGTGACTTTGTCACCACGAGTACGGCCTGCGGCCTCCGAGAACAAGCTTTGCTCTTTCCTCGCAGCCAACGTGTTGGCGTTCTCGAAGGGAACTTGTTCCCGTTCTCGCAACTCGAACTCAAAGCGTAGCGCTCTGCCTTTATCTCGCCAGCTCCAATAGCAAGCGCAATAAAGGCTCTGGCTTATCTAAGCTGGCATCATGACCGCAATCATCCAGGTAAATAGCTTTGCTCTGATAAAAATGGGCTAAAGCTTCACCACAACTGGGGTGAGCCAGCCTGTCTCGATTGGCTACTATTACATTCACAGGGACACTCTCAGGACCATTTACCAGACTATTTACAGGAGCATTCGCAGGGAGAGAGTCAATAACAGGGGCATCAAACGAGGCACATGCGACTAACTGCCTCAAGCCATTGAATAGAGAAGTATGACCTTGTTGTCGATAATGACTCCAGTCTTGTATCAACTTAATATCATCGCCCCTGCATTCACTGGTGAGCTGGATAACTGTCGCCTCGAGTAAGCTGACACCTGGAAGTTCTCCGTTGAGCCAGCGTCTGCCTGTCCCCCAGACTGATTTGACCAAAGAGCTTAGCTGAAAACGGCGGTACCAAGGCGATAGATTGGCGGCACTACTGTTGATAAACACCACTCGTTGCACTCGGTTTGGTTTATGTTTTGCCATTTCCATCGCCAACATACCGCCCATAGAAAGCCCTACCAGACAGACAGGCTCGAGCACTTCCCTTGTCGCCCCCTCGCTTAACACCTCATCAATCTGCGCCCAGACATAGTCGGCATAGGCTGAGATACTCAAGGGACTGTTAATCTCAACCAAGGTACCATTGCCTGGCAAGTCTGGCGTGATAACCCGGACTCCGGCCGCCGCGAGCCGTTGAGCAAATCCATACCAGTGACGGCGGTCTCGCATCAAGCCCCTGAGTAGTACGAATGTCATGGACCTCCCCTATAAAAAAATCTGATAAGCCGTTTACATCAAACAGCTTTACTTAAACCAGAAACGTTCTGCATCGTGGGTCAGCAGCGCAAGTTGTGCTGGCGATACCCGCTCCAATACTTGCCCATAGGCCGAGTCCAAAAGAAATTGCATCAAGATAAAATGACGGCGCAATATCCTCTGGTGTCTGTGGGGCTTCTGCGGATTGAAGTACCCCGAGAAGCTCAATACCTGCCGGGGATTCTTTCGCAGCCAGGCCCAGGAGCCCATCTCTAATGTTAGGGGAATAAAGGGAGCCGTTCCTTTGTTATTCACCACTAAATAGTCCCAGATATCGCCATGGGTGCGATAAAAATGACTCTGAGGCGCGAGCCGATAGTGACCATGATGGGAATAACCCGTCTCAAATAGCCGCTTAAGATGATAGATATACCCCATGCCTTCGAATGGCTTAGCGGTATGGGCGTAGGGAAACCAGATATGATCATTCAGGCCAAAACCCGAGTGAGCATCGAGGCAGAGCAAGCTGGTACTCTCGAGCTGCAAGTGCTTCACATACTTTACCAAAGCTGAGGTCTCCGCCTCCATCTCACCCGAGCCTCGATACCAGGGCAGCTTCTGGGACAGGGTTTGCCCACCCAGCATAAAAGTCACCTTGCCACTCGCCTCTATGGGAGCATTGCGCATCAAGTCGACGTTATTGCCGTTGCCGCGACTGCCGCGCAGAAATCCCACCGGATTAACCACAGGCACAAAGGCTAAACG
Coding sequences:
- a CDS encoding alpha/beta fold hydrolase, which produces MTFVLLRGLMRDRRHWYGFAQRLAAAGVRVITPDLPGNGTLVEINSPLSISAYADYVWAQIDEVLSEGATREVLEPVCLVGLSMGGMLAMEMAKHKPNRVQRVVFINSSAANLSPWYRRFQLSSLVKSVWGTGRRWLNGELPGVSLLEATVIQLTSECRGDDIKLIQDWSHYRQQGHTSLFNGLRQLVACASFDAPVIDSLPANAPVNSLVNGPESVPVNVIVANRDRLAHPSCGEALAHFYQSKAIYLDDCGHDASLDKPEPLLRLLLELAR
- a CDS encoding DUF2817 domain-containing protein, with protein sequence MAKFSFEHAFEIDTLKRLVAQHQDSFRHQSLADLSYRGEPLAITAIELGQQDKPCPTVLFVGGVHGVERIGAQVVLAFLASLLNRLPWDTHLQALLKEIRLAFVPVVNPVGFLRGSRGNGNNVDLMRNAPIEASGKVTFMLGGQTLSQKLPWYRGSGEMEAETSALVKYVKHLQLESTSLLCLDAHSGFGLNDHIWFPYAHTAKPFEGMGYIYHLKRLFETGYSHHGHYRLAPQSHFYRTHGDIWDYLVVNNKGTAPFIPLTLEMGSWAWLRKNPRQVLSFSGYFNPQKPHRHQRILRRHFILMQFLLDSAYGQVLERVSPAQLALLTHDAERFWFK